The genomic DNA CTATCCAGTAAACAAATGAGTTGCTTCATTTGTCGGTGATTCAAATATTTATAATGGTATTTTCCATTCTGAAGATGCTACTGTAAGTTTTTTAGGAAATAAATTTAAAACTATACACAATGAAGACGATTTTAAAGATAAACAAGAAGTTGACGTTTTAATTAGACCAGAAGATATAGATATCATTTCTGATGCAGATTCTACTTCAAAAGCTACAAATAGATTAAAAGGTAATGTAGTAGATATTGCTTACCGTGGTAGTTATTACTACTTAAAAATTATTTTAAATAATAATGATACTATTTATGTTGAAACATCTAAAAAATTCGAATTAGGGGAAACTGTACAAATTAGTTGAACAATTGATTCTGTTCACTTAATGGAAAAAGATAGCAAGTGAGATTATTCAACTAATGAATTCAAAAACTAGATTTAAGCATAATTTAAATAAAAGAAGTTTATTAGTACTTCCTTATTTATTAATTGCTATCTTATTAGTTTTTATCCCTATAATTTTAATAATTATAAATGCCTTTGTTCACACAGGAGACAATGGTATTGATCCTACAATTTTAGTAAGAGATACAAAAACATGAGATAAAATTGGAAGAAGTTTATTAATTGGAGTTCTTTCAGCAATTATTTCACTTTTCATTGCTTTCCCTTACTCTTACTTTATTGCAAGAACTAAAAACAAAGTGGTTCAAATTTACGCATTAAGCTTAATATTAAGTCCAATGGTAATTTTTACAATTGCTAAAATTTATGCAATAAAGGGATTTTTCTTAACAATAGCACCAACAGAAAATGATCTAAACGCTATTTGATTTATGGTTTTAGGTTTAACTTATTTAAATTTACCTTATATGATTATGCCTTTATATTCTGTTATTAAAGATATGCCAAATAACATTTTAGAAGCTTCAAGTGATTTAGGATATAACCACACTAAAACATTTTTTAAAGTTATATTACCTTATTGTTCTAAGGCTATTTTAAGTGGTTTAGGGTTAATCTTCTTATCAAGTGCTACAACATTTGTTATCAGTGAAAAATTATTACCAGATGGTAGTCAATTACAAACTATCGGTGAATTAATTAATAAATATACAAACCCTGCTAATAAAGCAGAAATAGCAATAGGAACTACTTTAGTTTTAGTTGTATCAGCCGTATTTATAGGTTCATACGCAATTATAAATTTTGTTCCAAAATTAATAATCAAACTAAAAAGAGGTGGTAATTATGAGTAAATTTAGAAAATGATTTAGTTCAATTTACATTCACTTAATTTTAGCTTGTGTTTATATCCCATTATTTTTTGTTGTTGTTTATTCTTTTAATAAACCAACTGATAAAGGTTTTATATCTACAACATGAAACGGAAAAACATTTGAACATTGAAGTACCTTTTTTGAAGAAGGCAGACTAAATGCATTAGTTAACTCATTAATAATAGCCGGATCAGTTAGTGTTATAGTTATCACAATAAGTTTAATTACAGTTTTTGGTATGTGAAGACAAAGAAATAAAAAACTTAATCAAGCTATTATGTCTATTAATAACATTCCTTTAATTAATCCAGATAATATTACTGCAATTGGTTTAGTATTAGTTTTTGGAATTCTTTTCGGTGTTTTAGGATCTTATAGTGAGGGAATTTGAAGAGGTATAGTAGGACAAACCATCATGGCTCTTCCTTATGGTATAACAATAATGTTACCAAGAAGTGAAAAATTCAATGGCAATCAATTTGAAGCAGCTCAAGATTTAGGATATGGTAAAGTAAGATCTTGATTTAAGACTTATTTCATTTATATGTTGCCTTCAATTATTTTTGCAGGTTTAGTAGCAGCTTTTTTAAGTTTTGATGATTTCATTATTCTTAGAACTGTTTCAAATACTTCAACTCTAGGGACAAAATTATATGAAGGACAATTTAAAGGTTGAGGTTTAGTTGTTGGTGCAGGAATACTAGTTTTTGTATTAATAGGAAACATTGCTTATATAACTTTTAAATCTATAACAGCTAAGAAAATTAAAAATAAAAAAATAATTCAAGATCAAAATCAAGTATTAACATTGTTTGAAGAAAAAAATGTTAATAAAAGCACTATAAGAGGGGAAAATGAGTAAATTTAATAAATTTATAAAAACAGTAGCAGTTCCTGTAGTGTCTGTTGCAGCAATTGCTTCTGTTGCTGGCTTAATAGTTTATAAAACTACAAATAAATTTAAACCTGTTTTCTTCAACTATCAATCTTATATTGACCCTAAAATTCAAGAAAGATTAAACCAAGACTTTGAATATAAGGAATTCGGAACTATTAATGAATTTACTAGAGCTATTCTTACACATAAGTCTGTTGCAGGAATAGGTAGTGATGCGCAAGCTGCTAGACTTGTTAAAGGCGGAGATGGTTTTGGAAGTAGATTAAGAAAATTTACCCAAAAAGACTTTAAAAATATGTTTGGTGAAAATTGAAACACTTCTTTAACAACAGAAGAAAATTTACAAAATCTTTTAACACCAACTGTTTTTAATCACCTAAAATCTTATGATAATTATTTAAAGGATTCTCCTGAATATGATGAAAATGGAAACCCTTTAAAAGATGAAAACGGTAAAATCATTACAGTACAAAAACATTTATATGAATACTTTATCCCTTATTTCCAACAAGACATGGTTATAGCATATAATCCACTTAAATTAGAAAAATATGCAAAAACCTATAAGTACGATTATAATTCAAATGAAAGTTTTGATGAAACATTAGAACAAAGTGTTCAAAATGAAAATTATTCAAATGCTGTAAGACCGTTTTTTGATGCAATGCATAAAGAAATTGAAACTAATGTAAATAAAGCTCTATATGAAGCATTTTCTAAAAGCAAAGATGAAACAATTTCAATGCTTGATGCGTTACAAATAATAAAAAATCAAGGTTTAGAATATTTTGAATATACAGACGCTGTAAGAGATAATATGATTTATGGTTCATCTTACACATTAAATTCTGAAACAAATGAAATAGAAAGTCAACCTACAGGTGAAGCTAGAAGTGATAAGGATGATACAAAACCTCTATATGAAAGACTTATACAACAATTTGTTGATTTATTTAAAAGAGGGACTAGTTTTGATATTACAAATACAAAACACGTTAGAACTTCAGGAAATGGACAGGATTTATTAAACACTTTAATTGATCCTACTAAAAACACAAATGTAGGTATTATTTATAATGGAGATGCTTTAGATGCATTAATTTCTAGAGATAATGTTGAAGGATCAAAAGTTCCAGATGGAACAGTTAAATTTATTAGACCAAGCGTTAATATTTTATTAATTGATGGATTAGTTATTACAAATGATGCTAGTGATGAAGTTGTTGAACAAGTTATAACTTCTGCAAAAGAATCTTATATGGGTGGACTAGACAAATCAAAAGATAAATGAAATCAAGATAATGTTGATAACATAGTTTCAAAAAATAATGATACAGAAGGTTATACTTCTGAGGTTTATTCAGCATATGGATCATATTTAAACTTTGACTATGTTAGATATACACCAGCATTTAATTTAGTATTTGATTATGCCTATAATCATGCATTCAATGATCCACTTGATGAAAAAGCTGATCAATATTTTAATGATTATTTAGTTAACTATCAAAGAAATTTATTTTCTATAAAAGATAAATATACAATCGGTCATAAATATGACTCAAATAATCCAGAAGGTACTTATTTCAAAGAATGAAAAGAAATAACATATAATGTAAAACATGTTGCTATTTCTCCTGTAGATCAAACTACACAAGCATTAATTAATGCTTATTATGATAAACTTTTAAAAAATTAATATTTAAAAACCACTTTGTAGTTTTCAAAGTGGTTTATTTTTATATTAGACTTATATAAGTTTTTGTTTACATATTATTAAAAAATTATTAAAAATAAATATTTGTACTTTTTTAGCTATAAAATTATAACAAATTATAGGTTATATAATTTTATAGCTAAAATCTTGGGCTTATTTTTCATACTTTTTTCACATATTTATTTATCTTAATATTTTAATTAAAATAATAATAATAAAATTAAATTAAGGAGATAAATATGAAAAGAAAAAAATTAATTTATTATTTACACTAATGAATACATTATTTTTGCCAAGTTTTTTCATTAGCTCAAATATCAATTCCAAAAAAGATAATAATATTCAAAAAATCTATTGAAGTTAAAATCTTATAAAATTTTCCTGATGTTTTTGATGAAAATGCTAATTATAATGTAGTTAATAATTTTAACAATAGTTTTATTAACTAAAAATAAAATAACTTTATCTTATTTAATAAGAGGTAATAATGAATAAAAAGAAATTAATTTCCTTTGGTTTTTTACTAGTATAACTTTTTTATCTTCTTCTTGTAATGTTATAAAAAAACAAAGGCGACAGTGGAGAAACTATCAATAAAACAAAAGAATCCAAAATTGATGACTCAAAAGTAAATGAAATACGTGATTTAATTAAAAGACAAAAAATTGATAATTTAAATAAACCATATTCAAGTAACATAGTCGAATATTTAGATTCACTTCCTAATCATAACAGTAAATTTTATAATGATGAATATATAGTTATAAAAAATATTGAAGAATTTGAAAATATATATAAGTATTCAAAACTAAGTGAAATTTATAGTAAGGCTAATTATTATAGTAATTTTTACGAAACAACAAAATACCTTAAAAGCGATAGTGAGCTTCATACATTTTTTAAAAAAGAATTTAAAAACATTTTTTTAAAAGGTATAAAGATTGAAAAAATTTTAAAAGAAAATAACATTTTTTTAATAAGTAATTTTTATATAAAAAATGAAGAAAAAAATAAAATTAAAACTTTTGGTTTAGGAACTAATAATAAAGATTCAAATAAAGAAGTTATTAAAATCTTATTTTTTGATAAAAAATATAGAGATTATTTTTTTAATAATATTGGTTAGACCAGCAAACTCTCTTGCACCAATTAGCGAATTAGAAGCACATATAATCCCTAAATTAAAAGAAATTAAAAAGAATTATTAGAAACTGAAGATGAAATATTAAACTATCACAAAGAATTACTTGAATATAACAAAAATAGTAATTTAAATTAAAAAAGTGAAGTATTAAATAATAATTAATTATTTAACTTAAGTAAACGAATACATTTCGGTTGCTTTTTTATATTTTTAAAAGAGCAAAAAAATAGCTCTTTAAGCTATTTTAATTTATATTTTTTTTAATTCTTTTTTAAGTAAAATAGATTTTTTAGTAAAAATAATTGGATAAATAGATATTCTAATCAATAAACATAATATTGAAAATACTATTATATAAATAAATGAATTTAGTCAAATATTATTACCGAATTTAGACCCTAAAACAGAATATTCACCGTATTCAGATCAGTCAAATTCAACTAAACCTGTAGCATTTTGAGTTACATTATATAATCTAGAAATAAATATAACATATAACATATAAATAAATAATCCGGTTGATATATTAAATAAAGTTATTAATTTAAATTTTGGAGTCAATATAAAATAAATAAAACCAAATAACATTAATTGATAATGCATCATAAAATACATTTTATTAGCATCAGTGCCAATGAATAAGTATTTATAATCTAATAAGGAAGATGAATCCTTAACAACATAACTTTCTGTAATAGGAACAAAAATATATGTAATAAAACCACAAATAAAAGCTGCAACAGAGAAATAAGGTAATAATTTATTTTTGAAATCAAAAACTAAAACCAAGGATAAAGCAACAAACATAGCTGGACATAAATCTAATAAAAACGTCCTACTAATACTTATGCTACTTGGATTTTCATTATTGATAAAATCTTTTATATTAGGAACTCACCTTAATATAGAAAAATACGCAAGCATAAAAATGCCAATTAATATTTTACTAGCATGATTTAATAAAATTTCTTTAAATTTATATGAAATAAGCACTATTAATATAAAAAAAGAAAAAGTTGCTGTAAAAAATAATGATATATACATTTATTTTTTCTTTTCTAATTGTTTTTCAGCATTTGCAATGATTAATTTTAAATCTTTAATCTCTTTTAATGTTAATTTTCTATAAGCACCTAAAGGCAGTTTTTCTACGTTTAAATTAGCATAACTTACTCTTTTTAAATTTATCACCTCGTGTTTTACTGCTTTAAATAATTCTTTAATATGATGATATGATCCGACGTGTAGTTCTATTAAATAACTTTTTGTATCAACTTGTAATACATTTTGAAATGATAATTTGTCATTTACCAAAACTCCTTTTTCAGAGTTTAATTTGTCAAATGCTCTTTTATTTAAAGGAGAATCTATTCTTGCACGATACATCCTTGGTATTTCATATTTTGGGTGTGTAAGCTTATTAACTAGTTCTAAATCATTAGTTAATAATAATGTACCTGTTGTATTATAATCTAATCTCCCAACAGGAACAATACGTTCATTGGTATCAATTAAATCAACTACCGTAGTTCTACCTTTTGGATCTTTTACTGTAGTTATTGTTTTCTCAGGTTTGTTTAGTAAAAAGTAAACAAAGTTTGTAGAATTAAAAGTAACAATTTGATTATTAAATTTAATTTCGTCGTTTATGTCAGCTTTATCACCAAGTTTAGCAACAATACCATTTATTTTAACTAAACCTTTTTCAATATATTCTTCGATTTTCCTTCTTGAAGCTATACCAGCTTGAGCTAAAAGTTTTTGTACTCTAATAAGTTCTGACATATTATTCTTTTTCCATTCATTTATCATATATTTTTTGTTGTTCTTCAGTAAAAGTTATACCTTTTTCAACATTAAAATCATAATTTATTTTTACGACTTTTTTAAACCCTTCAAAACAATCAATCATTACTTCTTTTCTTAATTTTTGAACACCAGAAAATGCTCTTCCGTCGCATATTTTGTCAGCAACAAATAAAACTTTATCTAGGGTATTTAGTTCATTATCTAAAGAAGTGTGAATTCTAATTGCATTATATATTTCTTCATCATTGTTCATATAAATATATTTAAATCAAAGAGCTCCACAAATTTGATGGAGTTTATATTTTGGATATTTATTTTTATCATATGCATCTTTATCAAATTGCTTTATAAATTCTCTAGAATCTTGTTCTGATAGTTCTTTACAAATATCATGAAATAATCCCGCATAATAAGCCTTTTTTGCATCATATTTTGCAATTTTAGCAAATTCAGCTGCAAATTCAGCTGTCGCTACACAATGTTTTGCTCTTGTTTGAGATAAAATTGAATGTACAATTTCTTTTGCATATAAAAAATTATTTCCAATATATTCATTAACTTTTAAAGGTGTATATTGTAGAGAACCTTGTCTTACTTTTGTTGAAGACTCTTCTAAAATAGGGTTATTCATTATTTTTATATTATATTTTTTAGCATTAATTTTGTTAAAATTTTTTTCTCTTTTATAAACAACAAATTTACATTTTGAAACCATTTCATCAACAAATTCTCATTTATTAAATTTTGCTAAACTATCAGAACCCATTATAAAAAAAAGTTCATCATTTGGATATTTATTTTTAAAATACCTGATTGTTTCAAAGGTATAACTCATTCCACCTCTTTTTATTTCAAAAAGAGAAACTTCATAATTTCCTTTAAAATTTTCTAAAGCTAAATTTAACATATTTACTCTATGATGAGAATCAGCTATTTTTTTACCTTTTTTAAAAGGGTTTGTTGCTGCAGGTATAAAATAAATTTTATCTAAATTTAAATTATCATATGCAAACTCTGCAATTTTTATATGTCCAGAATGGACAGGATCAAAAGATCCTCCAAATAATCCTATTTTCATAATTTTTACCTTTACTTATTTTTTTAAAATATCATTTTGAATATATCTTGATTGTATACTATTTTTTGTTTTTTCTCTTTCAAATTGATATCCGGTCTTAAGAACTGATTTTTTAAACTTATTATTTATATTTCTAATTAAATTATTTATTTTGCTATTATCCTCTTTATAATCTTCAAATAAATTTAATTGTTTATAGTAATCGAATTCAAAAATTAAATTTTTAAGTCTTATACCAACGCCTTTGATTAATTCTTCATTTCAATATTTGTCAAATAATTTAATTGAAGTTTTATAAATAAATTCAAAATCATTTGTAGGTTTTTTGAAAGTTATTTGCTTAGAATATCATTTTCCTTCATTATTCCTTACTAAAAACGATATTACCGTCGCTAACATACTTCTATTATATGCTCTATGAGAAACTTTTTCTGAAAGCATTTTTATTATTTTATAAATATCTTTTTTATCATCAATATCTATTTCAGAAAAAGTTACTTCATTACCTATTTCTTTTAATTCATTATGTTCTAATTCAAGTTCATCCGAAGATATTCCATTAGCTTCATTTATATACTTTTGAGTTCTTTTCCCAAAAATATTATAAATATTTTGATCTAAATGAGACGATTTTGCTAAATCTTCAATTGTATTTATTTTTATGTTTCTTAATTTTACTGAACTAGATTTCCCAATACCAAAATATTTCTCAATAGGTAATTTTCAAATATTTTTTTCTATATCCTCTTTTTTTGTTAAAGTTATTCCAAATGGCTTTGCTAAATCAGAACTCATTTTTGCTAAAAATTTATTGTAACTTATGCCAATACTAATAGGTATATCAAAAGTTTCCAAAATGTCTTTTTTTATTATATTTGCGTAAAATAAAGAGTTATCAATATTTGTTAAATCAGTTACATCTAATCAACATTCATCTATTGAAAAAACTTCAATTAATTTTGAATATTTTTTTGAAATGTAATCAAAAATTTTATTTGATAAAGTTATATATAAATCAAAATTGGGTTCAACAAAAATTGTATTTGGTTCATATTGCAAAATTTTAAATTTTGGTCAAGCAACTTTTACACCTTTATTTTTTAATTCATAACTTATACTAGAACAAATAGATTTACTTCCTTTTTTTCCTACACCAACTGGTTTATTTTTTAAACTAAAATCTACTGTTCTATGTGCGCTTACAAAATAAGAATCAAAGTCAATATGAAAAATTACTTTATTACTCATTTTTGTTTAAATCTTCTAAAAGAGGTCTCGCTAGCATTAAAGTACAATTTAATCTATTATAATGCAAATGAACATTATCAAATACAACTAATTCCCCTAATTTATTGTACTCTTCATCAATTAATTTTTCACCTTCTAATAATCTTTTATAAAGTTGTATAAATGAAATGGCTTCATTTTTTGTCATACCATTTATTTTGTTTATTAACATATCTGTTGAAGCTATAAAAAATGCACATCCAGAACCATTAAAAATTAAATTTTTAATAACATTTTCTTGCAGTTCAAAATCAAACTCTAAGTAGTCTGCACATGATTCTCCGTGTTTTATAAACTTAGTTTTAATGTTTTCATTTTTATACTTAGGATTTAAATAATGCTTCATTATTAAATCCCTTTTTTCATTATTGTTATATAACAAGAAAATCACCTCCGTTTTCTAATTCATATGCTAATTTATCAATATCATCATAATTATTATAAATTCCTAAACTAATTCTTAAGTAAGATGAATCTTTTTTTATGTGTTTTAAATATTGAGCACAAAAAATGCCTGATCTAACATATATGTTTTTTTGACCTAAATAATGTGAAACATCTTGTGAGTTAATATTTTTTACATTAATTAAAATAATATGATCTTTTGGATTTGTGTAAATAGTTACATTTTTTATTTTCGATAATTTATTGTATGCATATAAGCTTAAATCGTCAAGAATTTTTTGAACAGAATTATAACCACCAATTTCATTAAAAAAGTCTAATGATTTATTAAACATAAAAATTCCAGCTAAATTCAATGTTCCAGGCTCATGTAACTCATAGCCTTTTTTTAAAACAAAAGTTTTATCTTTATTCATTCCTAAAACTGCTCCTCCGCCATAAACAACAGGAGGTAGTTCATTTAGTAATTTTTCTTGAATTGCTAATATCCCTAATCCAGTCGGACCATAAAATTTATTACAACTGAATGCAACAATGTGACTCTTTTCAAGACTCACTTGTTCATAGATAATAGCTTGAGCAGCATCATTAACTACTAAAGCACCATATTTATTTGCTTTTTCGTAAATTTCATCCGTATTACTATTGTAGGTAAAATTGTTAGTCATTTGAGAATAAGCAATTATTTTTGTTTTTTCATTAATAAAGTCTATTAAATTTTCTTCTATTAAAACTTTAGCACCTGTTTCTTCAGCTATTGAGATTCAAGGTTTTAAATTTGAAGAATGATTGTATGCTGATAATAAAATTACATCATCTTTTTTCAATAAAGATTTAAGCATATTTGCAGCTTTATTTAATGAATCAGTAGTTCCAGAAGTAAAAATAATTTCATCGCTTTTAGCTTCAATTAAATTAGCTACTTTTTTTCTCGTTTCTTTTATTATATTAACGGTTTTAATTCCTAATGGAGAATCAGAAGTTCTTGTACTTACTGAATGATTCAAATAAAAATCATTCGAAGCTTCTATTGCAATATTAGGTTTAAGAGCTAGTGCTGCACTGTCTAAATAAGTAATTTTATCAGCCATATTAAATAATTCTCTTATATTTTTCATTTAATTACCTTTATTTTATTAATGAATCAGTTATTTCAACTAATTTTTTAGTTATAAATTCTTCTCTTTGTGAATGACCAGCATTTTCTATAAAGTA from Mycoplasmopsis maculosa includes the following:
- a CDS encoding ABC transporter permease, encoding MNSKTRFKHNLNKRSLLVLPYLLIAILLVFIPIILIIINAFVHTGDNGIDPTILVRDTKTWDKIGRSLLIGVLSAIISLFIAFPYSYFIARTKNKVVQIYALSLILSPMVIFTIAKIYAIKGFFLTIAPTENDLNAIWFMVLGLTYLNLPYMIMPLYSVIKDMPNNILEASSDLGYNHTKTFFKVILPYCSKAILSGLGLIFLSSATTFVISEKLLPDGSQLQTIGELINKYTNPANKAEIAIGTTLVLVVSAVFIGSYAIINFVPKLIIKLKRGGNYE
- a CDS encoding ABC transporter permease — protein: MSKFRKWFSSIYIHLILACVYIPLFFVVVYSFNKPTDKGFISTTWNGKTFEHWSTFFEEGRLNALVNSLIIAGSVSVIVITISLITVFGMWRQRNKKLNQAIMSINNIPLINPDNITAIGLVLVFGILFGVLGSYSEGIWRGIVGQTIMALPYGITIMLPRSEKFNGNQFEAAQDLGYGKVRSWFKTYFIYMLPSIIFAGLVAAFLSFDDFIILRTVSNTSTLGTKLYEGQFKGWGLVVGAGILVFVLIGNIAYITFKSITAKKIKNKKIIQDQNQVLTLFEEKNVNKSTIRGENE
- a CDS encoding DUF5378 family protein; protein product: MYISLFFTATFSFFILIVLISYKFKEILLNHASKILIGIFMLAYFSILRWVPNIKDFINNENPSSISISRTFLLDLCPAMFVALSLVLVFDFKNKLLPYFSVAAFICGFITYIFVPITESYVVKDSSSLLDYKYLFIGTDANKMYFMMHYQLMLFGFIYFILTPKFKLITLFNISTGLFIYMLYVIFISRLYNVTQNATGLVEFDWSEYGEYSVLGSKFGNNIWLNSFIYIIVFSILCLLIRISIYPIIFTKKSILLKKELKKI
- a CDS encoding pseudouridine synthase — translated: MSELIRVQKLLAQAGIASRRKIEEYIEKGLVKINGIVAKLGDKADINDEIKFNNQIVTFNSTNFVYFLLNKPEKTITTVKDPKGRTTVVDLIDTNERIVPVGRLDYNTTGTLLLTNDLELVNKLTHPKYEIPRMYRARIDSPLNKRAFDKLNSEKGVLVNDKLSFQNVLQVDTKSYLIELHVGSYHHIKELFKAVKHEVINLKRVSYANLNVEKLPLGAYRKLTLKEIKDLKLIIANAEKQLEKKK
- a CDS encoding nicotinate-nucleotide adenylyltransferase gives rise to the protein MKIGLFGGSFDPVHSGHIKIAEFAYDNLNLDKIYFIPAATNPFKKGKKIADSHHRVNMLNLALENFKGNYEVSLFEIKRGGMSYTFETIRYFKNKYPNDELFFIMGSDSLAKFNKWEFVDEMVSKCKFVVYKREKNFNKINAKKYNIKIMNNPILEESSTKVRQGSLQYTPLKVNEYIGNNFLYAKEIVHSILSQTRAKHCVATAEFAAEFAKIAKYDAKKAYYAGLFHDICKELSEQDSREFIKQFDKDAYDKNKYPKYKLHQICGALWFKYIYMNNDEEIYNAIRIHTSLDNELNTLDKVLFVADKICDGRAFSGVQKLRKEVMIDCFEGFKKVVKINYDFNVEKGITFTEEQQKIYDKWMEKE
- a CDS encoding Y-family DNA polymerase, coding for MSNKVIFHIDFDSYFVSAHRTVDFSLKNKPVGVGKKGSKSICSSISYELKNKGVKVAWPKFKILQYEPNTIFVEPNFDLYITLSNKIFDYISKKYSKLIEVFSIDECWLDVTDLTNIDNSLFYANIIKKDILETFDIPISIGISYNKFLAKMSSDLAKPFGITLTKKEDIEKNIWKLPIEKYFGIGKSSSVKLRNIKINTIEDLAKSSHLDQNIYNIFGKRTQKYINEANGISSDELELEHNELKEIGNEVTFSEIDIDDKKDIYKIIKMLSEKVSHRAYNRSMLATVISFLVRNNEGKWYSKQITFKKPTNDFEFIYKTSIKLFDKYWNEELIKGVGIRLKNLIFEFDYYKQLNLFEDYKEDNSKINNLIRNINNKFKKSVLKTGYQFEREKTKNSIQSRYIQNDILKK
- a CDS encoding iron-sulfur cluster assembly scaffold protein, coding for MKHYLNPKYKNENIKTKFIKHGESCADYLEFDFELQENVIKNLIFNGSGCAFFIASTDMLINKINGMTKNEAISFIQLYKRLLEGEKLIDEEYNKLGELVVFDNVHLHYNRLNCTLMLARPLLEDLNKNE
- a CDS encoding aminotransferase class V-fold PLP-dependent enzyme, translated to MKNIRELFNMADKITYLDSAALALKPNIAIEASNDFYLNHSVSTRTSDSPLGIKTVNIIKETRKKVANLIEAKSDEIIFTSGTTDSLNKAANMLKSLLKKDDVILLSAYNHSSNLKPWISIAEETGAKVLIEENLIDFINEKTKIIAYSQMTNNFTYNSNTDEIYEKANKYGALVVNDAAQAIIYEQVSLEKSHIVAFSCNKFYGPTGLGILAIQEKLLNELPPVVYGGGAVLGMNKDKTFVLKKGYELHEPGTLNLAGIFMFNKSLDFFNEIGGYNSVQKILDDLSLYAYNKLSKIKNVTIYTNPKDHIILINVKNINSQDVSHYLGQKNIYVRSGIFCAQYLKHIKKDSSYLRISLGIYNNYDDIDKLAYELENGGDFLVI